From Pleurocapsa sp. PCC 7319:
GATCGCTCTTAACAAATCAATCGTTTCTACTGTTTTATGGGCATTGTCCTGAACAAAGGTCTGAATTGCGCGATCAAATAACTCATCTCCCAAAATTGCCCGAATCATGTGATAAACACAAGCTCCTTTTTCATAGAGGTGTCGGTCATAAAGCTCGATCGCTTCACGATAAACATTAGTAACAATGGGACGGCGATAGCGGGAACTATCTTCGCTGATATAGCTACGAGCTTCGTTAAGGAGATAATAGGCAGCATCATCCCGACCATATTCTTCTTCTGTCCACAAGACTTCGGCATAGGAAGCCATCCCCTCTTTGATCCAAGCGTGGGACCAGTGCTTAATAACTACTAAATCACCAAACCACTGATGAGCTAATTCATGCAGTACTAAACTCTCTGTACGCATATTGTCGATCGCTGCCCGTTCATCTAACAAACATCGATCTGTTAACAGGGTAGTGGAAGTATTTTCCATCCCACCAAAGATAAAATCATCTACACATACCTGAGCATATTTAGGATAGGGATAAGCATAACCATATTTGGCTGAAAGATACTCCACCATGCGAGGGGTTTTACCCATACTGCGTTTGCCATCGGCTTCCCGTCCTTTTTCCACGTAATACGTTACGGGAATACCTTGCCACTGATCGGCAATTTCAGCAAAATCTCCTACTGCTAAAGTCATCAAGTAGGTAGGATGAACCTGCTTTTGTGACCAATGGTAAATTACGCCTCCGTCTATTTCCTCTTTATTAATTAACTCTCCATTAGAAATTGCCCGCATTCCTGCTGATACTTGTACTCTAATTTCTGAGGTAGCCAATTGACCAGGATAGTCAAAACAGGGAAACCAAAAACGGGAATCTTCATCTTCTCCTTGAGTCCAAACCTGAGTGGGTTTGTCAGGATAATCTTCATTCGGACCAATAAAGTAAAGTCCTCTTTGAGGATGATCTACCGAATAGGCGATCGCTACTTTGAGCACTGCTGAAGTGGTGGGTTGCTGTAGATAAATCTTTATTTGTTCCCCATCATAATCAAAGGGTTGACTTATGCCATCAACTAATACTGACTCAATAGCTAGATCTACGGCATCCATAGTTAGTTGCTGGATGCCAGAACGTACAGGAGTAAGAGTAGTAGTACAAGTCCCTTTAAAACTTTGATTAGAGATATCTAATATTAAATCGAGCAAAATATGATTGACTTGTCCCGGGCGGTCTGGATTGTAGTGAGGTTTCGCCCCTGGAAGTTCAAAAGATTTGCGATCGCTTTCCTCGACATCAAAATATAAGTGAGACATAAATTAATTAGATAATTGCAATTTACGGTTATTGATTAGGGTATCTAATCCAGCAAAATTTAACTTGAATATTATGCTTTTGTTTACTGGGTAATAGCTTAGAGAGCAGCATAATTAACCAAAATATTCTCGATTTAAAGCCTGTTCTAAAGTAATAATCGCATCTTCTGGAAGTAAAAAGTATCCACTGACTGTTTCTTTAGCATCAACCAATTCCTTCTCAAAAATTGAAGCTAAATAATTCTTAAGGCTAGGGCTTTCTTCTAACAACTCTCGTATTTTCTTACGGAAAGCACGAATCTCGATTTTCCACCCATTGGCACATCTTTCTTTTTCCGTTTCCCAATAACGCAATTTAAGCAGATGCTCTAGAAGCCTTCCTAAGTTACTTCTTAATGCCCTTTTGTCGCTTCTGCCCATATCTTCGATTTCTTCTAGCAAATTTGCCCAATCTAAAGTCTCAGTGTCTTTGTTTTTAAGGGCGATCGCCTGTTGCTCAAGCCATAAGTTAAAATCGCGATCGTGTAAATCTTGAATCATCTCCAAATATCAAGCTCAATTTCCTAATCTTGCTTTTGCTTTTATATTAATTCTTGGTCGCAAGTCTAATAAGTAAAATACCCGAGGTATCATTACCTTTCGGGTATCAACTGACGTTAATTACATTATGCTTTACTTGGATGTTACACAATAAATCAGTTTACTTGATCTTGAATTGCTAGATAAATATTAACTAACGGGTTGGGGAGGGTTACTGGCAGAAGGACGACGGGCAATCACCTGATCTATCAAGCCATATTCTTTGGATTCTTCCGCAGACATAAAGAAATCTCTTTCGGTATCTTCCTCAATTTTAGATAGGGGTTGTCCCGTATGATCGGCTAAATGTTGATTGAGTTTTTGTTTGAGATAGAGAATTTCTTTGGCTTGAATTTCGATATCTGTTGCTTGTCCCTGTGCTCCACCTAGAGGTTGGTGAATCATGATACGCGAGTTAGGAAGACTCATGCGCTTGCCTTTTTCCCCAGCACTGAGCAAGAAAGCTCCCATACTAGCTGCCAACCCGATACAGATTGTACAGACATCAGGGCGAATTTGATTCATGGTATCAAACATACCCATGCCTGCGGATACTGAACCACCAGGGGAGTTGATATAAAGATAAATATCTTTTTCTGGGTCTTCTGCTTCTAGAAATAGTAGTTGAGCAACAACTAAGTTAGCAATTTCATCGGTGACTTGTTGTCCTAGGAAGACAATTCTTTCTCGCAATAAACGGGAATAGATATCAAAGGCGCGATCGCCGCGACCTGAACTTTCAATAACTGTAGGAATCATGCAGCTATGCCTTATTTATGTTTATCTGATTGTAGCTATTTTAAAGGATCAAGGAGTTCTGATGAGGGCTGAAACAAGGGGGGAAATCACCAATGTCAAGTCATCAGTTATCAGCTATCGATAGTTAGCTTAATTGACCAGTGCCCTTCAGTTAAGCAATACCGTTTTAAATTTAAAAGACAACAGATCGTTTGTGTAGGGGCGCATGGCAATGCGCCCTTACGATCAATGTGTAGTCAAAGCTATTCAATTTAGTATAAAGCATTAATTTCATCTGGATCGGGTTGAGCAGCGATCGCTCCCAATTTAGTCGTAGTTAAACTACCTACAGTACAGGCGTATTTAACGATATCTTCTGCTGTTTGAGAATTTGACAGTTGCTCGATGCCATAGCAACACAACTGATGAATAAAGCCTGCCAGAAAAGCGTCTCCTGCACCAGTAGTATCTTTGACAATAACTTTAATTGGCTCGACTACTCCTTCATTCTTTCTCAAACAATAACTAACCTGAGCATCACCGTTGCTGACTAAAACACCTTCAATTGAAGCAAGACGATCGCAAATCTCTCCAGCATCGGCAGTATTAAACAACCACCGAGCTTCTTCTTGCGCTAGCTTGAGAAAATCAACATACTGCCAAAGCTCTTGAATCAATGGTAAAGCTCGATCTGGATCGAGCCAAAACATTGGTCGCCAGTTAACGTCTAAAACAATCTTTAAATTGTTTTCTACAGCTAACTCTAAGGCACGAAATATTGCAGCTTTAGCTTGATGATAGGCTAACTCTAGAGTCCCTAAAACCAAATATTCCGCTTCTTGAAATAGTTCAGTCGGTAACAAATCTTTGTTTAAATAAGCATCAGCAAATCGATCGGCTTGTCGCTCGCCGAAACCAGCAAAAGTGCGATCGCCTTGCTTAGAACGGGTAACGTATACTTTTCTGGTAGGTGCTTGTTCGTCATATTGAATACCCGAAATATCTACTCCAATTGATTCTAGGAGTTGAACCAATTGTTCTCCCTGCGGGTCTTTGCCCACACGACCAATAAACGCTGAAGGAGTTCCCAACTTTGCTAAGGCACAAGC
This genomic window contains:
- a CDS encoding DUF29 domain-containing protein; translation: MIQDLHDRDFNLWLEQQAIALKNKDTETLDWANLLEEIEDMGRSDKRALRSNLGRLLEHLLKLRYWETEKERCANGWKIEIRAFRKKIRELLEESPSLKNYLASIFEKELVDAKETVSGYFLLPEDAIITLEQALNREYFG
- a CDS encoding M1 family metallopeptidase: MSHLYFDVEESDRKSFELPGAKPHYNPDRPGQVNHILLDLILDISNQSFKGTCTTTLTPVRSGIQQLTMDAVDLAIESVLVDGISQPFDYDGEQIKIYLQQPTTSAVLKVAIAYSVDHPQRGLYFIGPNEDYPDKPTQVWTQGEDEDSRFWFPCFDYPGQLATSEIRVQVSAGMRAISNGELINKEEIDGGVIYHWSQKQVHPTYLMTLAVGDFAEIADQWQGIPVTYYVEKGREADGKRSMGKTPRMVEYLSAKYGYAYPYPKYAQVCVDDFIFGGMENTSTTLLTDRCLLDERAAIDNMRTESLVLHELAHQWFGDLVVIKHWSHAWIKEGMASYAEVLWTEEEYGRDDAAYYLLNEARSYISEDSSRYRRPIVTNVYREAIELYDRHLYEKGACVYHMIRAILGDELFDRAIQTFVQDNAHKTVETIDLLRAIDKATGYNLMFLFDQYVFRGGHPDYQVAYSWDGDSNLAKLTVTQKQAKKDSDSKDLFDLKLPVAFGYISKDNSDTKLKTFPLRIHQAEQSFYFPLENKPDFVSFDVGNSFLKTVTLKYSVAELKNQLKYDPDPISRIYAAAALSKKGGLEAVKALSESLVNDSFWGVRVEVAKKLGKIKLNQAVDALKKGLKDQDARVRRAVIDALSNFKTAVSFDIIADCLNQGDPSYYAEATAARSLGGMVAGNLKAKQPEAIALLKTILEQRAGWNEVVRSGAIAGLSKMKTSPDAVDMILEYTKPGIPQALRLAAIRCLGTVSTGQTPEKLGEILEQLEAIAGESFFLTQVAVVGALGQMQTAQAISILNDLAAQTPDGRVRRRAEEAVTKVQKNLGSDKAVKELRQELDRLKQANQDLTSRLAKLEAKSND
- a CDS encoding carbohydrate kinase, coding for MATANRPIKVICLGEILFDCLADQAGKTISEVTSWTDYPGGAPANVACALAKLGTPSAFIGRVGKDPQGEQLVQLLESIGVDISGIQYDEQAPTRKVYVTRSKQGDRTFAGFGERQADRFADAYLNKDLLPTELFQEAEYLVLGTLELAYHQAKAAIFRALELAVENNLKIVLDVNWRPMFWLDPDRALPLIQELWQYVDFLKLAQEEARWLFNTADAGEICDRLASIEGVLVSNGDAQVSYCLRKNEGVVEPIKVIVKDTTGAGDAFLAGFIHQLCCYGIEQLSNSQTAEDIVKYACTVGSLTTTKLGAIAAQPDPDEINALY
- the clpP gene encoding ATP-dependent Clp endopeptidase proteolytic subunit ClpP — encoded protein: MIPTVIESSGRGDRAFDIYSRLLRERIVFLGQQVTDEIANLVVAQLLFLEAEDPEKDIYLYINSPGGSVSAGMGMFDTMNQIRPDVCTICIGLAASMGAFLLSAGEKGKRMSLPNSRIMIHQPLGGAQGQATDIEIQAKEILYLKQKLNQHLADHTGQPLSKIEEDTERDFFMSAEESKEYGLIDQVIARRPSASNPPQPVS